The genomic stretch AATGCAGAGAATATAACTAATTCCTCTAATACTAAGATTGCACCTAGAAATGACAAAGCAATAGTCAACCTTGTCTTACTGTATTTTCTTACTTGAAAAAGCTCAAATGCTATTAATCCAGAAATAATTATAGATATTACTGCTATAGTGATGTTAACGAGCCATATGTGTATCATATATATTTTAACCTTATCTCGTATCTTTTAAATTTTTGCCAAGATCAAGAGATAAAGTGAAACATTACCTAATAACCCTATTATTTTTTTCTCTTGCTTTTTGTTGTAAGATAACCCTATTATTTCACTGTCAACTCTAACGACTCATTTCGTCTGTTAAGAGGACAACAAAGGCTACCAATAGGAGTTTGGTAATGATAGAGCGCTCATTAATCTTATCAGAGTGGAATCTAATTCCAAAATCTATGGCTTAATGGCAACACTATGGTGCTAAATCACTACGGCATTTTCACTATAGGATATCATATTGTAATTTTCTATATCAAAACAGATAAATAAATCCTTAATAAGATTTTATATGAACTCTTTTTAAAGCGAAAACTCTTTAAGTTAGTATAAGAGTTAGAATCTGTGGACCCGTAGCTCAGCCAGGATGGAGCGCCGGCCTTCTATGTGAAGGCCGAAGTAAGCCGGTGGTCCCGGGTTCAAATCCCGGCGGGTCCGCTATACTTTTAAATAGGTGTTTATGTGTAATGCCATGGATATCTGCTAGGTCTGCTGATAAGTTAGTATATGGGCAAATAATTAAGCTACCTTTTGGTAAAAGGCTAAGAGTTGAGAGCTTTAAGGGGGATAGATGGATTGAGATTTTAAAAATTGATGAAAATAATTATAAAATAATAGAACACGGATTTAATAATAATGTCTATAATGTAACTGGGAAGGATTTGAAGCATATTTTAAAAGAATTATTTGAGGTGGAATTTCCTAGAAGTCACCAACTTAGAGTTGTAATTATATCATGATAACAGTTACTCATATTCTCTCCAGACTTTGCCACATTTTGTACATTTATAGAATCTTGTTGGTGGTTCATCTGCTCTTCTGGTTTGTAGTATCCAAAAGTAAGCTTCATCGTTTCCACAAGCTGGGCAAGTAACTCCTTTAGTTATTTGCGCTCCAGCTGGTGGAGCATCTCCATCTACTACTAAAGTTTTTTCTTTTATCGAGTGTTTTACTACTGTTTTAATTTTCATTGATCCAGATGAAGTACTTTCCTCTTCATAACCGCATTTTGGACATTTATATACTGTTTTTCCGTTATCTTTCTTAGGAACCATTATTGAACCGCATTTTGGACAGAATTTCATTTAAACCACCAATAGCTATATCTACTTCATTAATAGTTTATTTAGTTTTCGTTCAATTTTTTCTAATATACTCTTACAATATTCTTCTTTCTCTTTATCACTACTAATATCTTTAACCTCTCCAACTACGCTAGAATTATAGAATTTCTCTCTTACAGCTTTTTCTTCTAGTTCAAAAAATATCTTTTCAATAAATATTCCTCTAAAAACGCATATAGCATATAATTTATCTGATTTTACAATCACTGCTAATCTGCTACCCTTTTTCAATACTTTTCACTTCTTCAATAAACTTGTTTGTGTCTTCTTCAGCAAGCTCTATTGCTTTAACAAGAGCTTCTTTTGGAGAAATACTACCGTCAGTCATTATTTTTAGTATTATGCTATCAATTAATGGATGTGGCTTAGAGTATGAAGCAAATTTTACTCCTTGAACCTTTAATAGGTAACCTTTTAGTAAGTTTCCTATAGTATGTTCCTCTCCATCTATTTGTAATTCTAGATAATTTTCTCCTGAACGTAATATCTTAATTTCCACCTTTCTTCACCGTAATTAATGCTAATTTTCTTGTCTCTATATTACCACAGTTTGGACACCTTAAATGTTCTTCGTCTTTTTTAATCATTTTTGTACCGCAAATAGAGCATTTAGCAAAAACTACGCCTAAATCCTTCTGTTTTATTGTTAAAGGAAGAGGTATGCTGAAATTTAATGGTTTTGCTCTTACAACATCTCCTATTTTTAGTGCTTCAGTAATACTATTAAGATATTTATTACTAATTTGAGAAATGTGAATATATGCTGTAATAGGTACGCTTATAATTTTGTCTTCTATAGAATAAATACTTAATAACGCAGAATCCTCTTTCATTCCATTAACTATTCCTAAGACATATTTTGCTTTCTTTATAGATAATAATCCTGGCTTTTTAAAACTTATAGAATTAGTTTTTCTATTTATCATGTCATAAAAAGCTTTACCAACTACACTAGCATAAACTCTTCCTTCATATTCATAAGTTCCCTCACCAGCCATGAACTCCTCGATAACACTTAATTCATCTCCTGGTAGTAGTAATTCTCCTTGTTTTTTCATTTAACTCACCAAGGGAATATATATTTATCAAAGTTGTTAAGTATTATCATTTTGGCCTCACCTGGAGTCAAAACTGGTTTTTCAAAATCATATAGATCATCTATTGGGAGTCTAGGACATGAGGTTACTAAAAATACATCTAGGGAAAGACTTAAATTCCTAAGCACATCTTTTGTTAACACCCTATTGAGAAAAACGTATATATTATATCCTTTTTCTTTAAGTTTTTTCTCAAAATATTTAACCATAAGTGGTCTGTTTTGTCCGTTCATAGCTCCTTGTATAATTGCCCAATTTCTCTTATCTATAGCTTCCATGATTTTTGCATATCTAATTTTTAGTATTTTATAAACTTCCTTAGTAAGGTCTTCTACTTTACCAGTATAGGGATCTATTTTTACTATAGGTTTTCCGGTAGCTAACCCCACTCCAAGGGCGTGAAATATTCCACCAGATACGTTAACATATAAATCTGCATCTACGCTAGTAGCAGCTTTATAATCACATCCTAAAACTTGTCCATCAAACATAAAAATAGAAGAAGGTCTCCCTATTTTTACATCAAAATAATCAGATAGTTTTATTGAAATCTTTCTAATTAATTTTATGTGTTGTACCGTGGCTGTTAAACTAATAGTTTTTGCCTCGTATTTCTTTCCGAAATTTATAACTTCATTTATTTGTTCATCGCTGATATCTAGGTTACTTTCAACTGGGACAAATAATGTAGGAAACTTAGGATAATACCAAGTATATGGAGTATGACCAAAATGAATAATTAAATCCGCACCTATATTTTTAGCTTCATCCTCAGCTATATCACAAGCTCCCCAATTTGGATCTGAGGAAACTACGAACTCTACATCAGGTAAAAATTCTTTTAATTTTTCTATTACTAAGATAGAAAAATACTTTAATCCTTCAGGAAATTGAAGAATAACTTTTTTTGCATTTCTTTTTCTGATTTCTTCAGCTATATATTCCTCCTGAAAATTATAACTCACTGTGCAACTGCCTCTGTAGGAATAGGAACGATATCTATTCTAGTTTTTAATGGAATTTTAGAAGATGCAGCTTCAAATGCTTTCTTGGCTATTTCCAAATGTTCTTTCTTTACTTTTGCAATCATTATTATATCTCCTAATCTCTCAATTCTTGCAGCTGTTCCTATCGGTTTACCAAAAGACAATCTCATTCCATCTTGCAATCTATCAGCTCCAGCAAACGCCATCATTTTATTCTCTCTTAGCACATGATGGGGATACTTTAAAACTATTAGGGCAAAATTCTGGTCAGATCCAGTTTTGTTAGTTAGTTGTTTTAATGCAAGTACACGTGCTGCTTCCAACGCATTATGTCTTATTTGACCTTTTTCTAAAGCAACTAGCCTAAGTTCATAATCATAATTTCCATTAACATTACCCATAGTAAATTTTGTTATTTTGGGCATTGGTACGCCTGGTATATATTCTTTTCTTGTATATGCTGGTCCGGAAAAGTGGCGGTAGCATCTACCTGGTCTAAGTGGCATGATATACACTTATGTGAGAAACTTTAAATAATTTACCATAATCTAATTTAACTACTAATAAGGTTCTAATCGTATAGCTTTCTCGTTGTTTTATAGCTTTTTAGTTAATTTTCTGCTTATATTAGCTAGGTATTAATAAGGAATCTAAAAATATTTAAACTTTAATTATTTTAATTAATTTTATATAAAACTAATAACTATAAGATAGAACATTAAACATATTACATGTAAATCATATTTACTTAATAATATGAAATTAAAACCTAATATTTTTAGGGGGATAACTTCGTTAATGTTTTCTCTATAGCAGAAATATGTTGCAATATTTCATCTACGGTGTTTCTAAGTGTCAATACGTTTCTTGGTTCCGTTATTTCCATGGATATTTTTATAATTATCTTATTTTCTTCGTATGAGATATTTATGTTCATACCCTTTGGAATATCTATGTTATCAACATTTATACTATTTGATATTTCTTTAGCATAATTTGTATTATAAGTTATCTCAACCGTTATATTCAATTTTAACCAATCCCTCCTTTAAACTTGGAACTTGTAATCTACTTGTAAAAACTCCTTCGTCATTTTTTATAGCTACTGGTTTATTTCTCTTTATTTTTCCATTTTGAAGAAGGATAAGCTGTATAAGTGTAGGTGATTTGAGGTTGCTCTCTACTATATAATAGCTAGCTGTTTCACTTACGTCTTTTATGTAAAATCCTTTGCTTAACTCCTCTCTGAATTTATATATTAGCGTCTCAGCATAATTTGGAGAGATAACAAATTGAAATAGATCTCCATTACCTTTTAGATCAAGAAAGTATATGAGTGCAAATGCTAGTTCAAGTGAATCATATTCTAGGTAATAGGCCCTTTTTGTTATTATTTGTTCTCTGCTAAACTTTGGGTTTATTTTTAGTTCACTAGAGATTATCTTATAAATAAGCGAATTTAATTTAGTTTCATCTATGTCTTCTAGTTTATCTGTCTCCTGTATGTTTATTTCCTTAAGCATTTTTATTGAATTTTCTCTATTTCCAGTAATATCTGGTATATATGGATCAAAGGATAACATTAGGGAAAAAAATAATGGTAAAGATTTATAATTAGGTATTTTTAGATTTTCTTCTAGTACAACTCCTAATTTTATAAGGTCATTAAGTATCTCTGTCTCAAAGTCCGAGTAATTCCTTCTTTCAATAATTGTAGAAACTGTAATTCCAGATATAATAGGCAATATATCATCTATTGATAGAGGAAAAATTGAAACAAAGGAATTTAACCCTAGATAATACTGCTTTCCCTCAATGCTAATAAATTTACCACTATTGTTCGTAATAAGCTGTATTTCGCAATTGTCAGAAGAAAATGATATAGCGTTAACTTTTCCGTATTTGAATATAAGAAAGGAAAATATTAGATCTTCTGGTTTAAAAGACGCTTTAATACATGCCCATTCTTTAGTTAATATCTTTGAAGTCAGTTCCCTTAGCTCTTCTTTATTAGGTTCCTTTAAGAAGTTTTCCATATTTCTTTCACTTCTTTTTTCAAAACTTCAAGTTTAATTTCTTTTATATAAACAAAACCAAAGGAATATGAAACTAATTCAAGAATCCTAATTTGAATAACATAAACGGGTGGTAATATTGCAGAAAGAGCGAGCTCTGCTATTCCTGCTGCAGATGGTATAGGTACTAGAGTTGCTATTAAATATGTCTGATTGACTAGGTAATCAAAAAGAAAATTCTTAAATAAAATATAAAATGGTAAAGACTGAATAAAATAACCTAGTGCAGTCAAAAAAACAGAATAAGCAACAGTTTTCTTATTTTTGAGTTGTTCTCTTAATACATCTTTTAGGTTTAAGTAACTTTCAGTTAAAGGTTTAAAAATCTTAAAATTAAATAGTTTTTGCTCTATTTTATTTAGTTTGCCTGAAGTGAAATAAGCGTATCCTAGACCACTACTCCAGCCAAGAATATTTGCTAAGCTTACCAATATAAGAATACTCTCTAGTGGGGTTAATTTAATCCAGAAAAGTAATAAGAATAGAACCGCACCTACATTTACATCATAAAAAGATTCATAAATCGCTAAAGTGAACGCTTTATCTAATTTCACATTTTTATGTACGTAACTTACGGCTCTACTTAAGTCTGGTCCAGCAGCTCCAGGTATTATGAGGCTTACGGCATTTCCAAGTAATCTAGCTTTAAATGTCGTGTAATAATCTAAATTAGTTATTAATGAATCCCTATAAGAAACTATCAGAATTTGGCCTAGATAAGAAAGAAAAAAAAGCAATACAAAAACACGATTAATCTCAATTATCGCACTTATTATATTTATATGAAAAATCATAGAATATACTAGTATAACTACTATTGGTATAGTCGCTGAGAGTACTAATTTTTTATCCACAACAAATTATCTAGATACTTTCTTAAAACATTTATCGTCGTAGCAAATAATAATTCCATCTTTATTTTTCTCTATGAAGAAGCCATTATTTAGACCTTCTTTTTTAACTTTAATTATTCCACATGTAGGTTTCTTTTCTTTGGTATTCAAAAATCTAAATTCATGCAAACTGCAAGCTTGACACTTTTCATTTCTTTCTATTTTAATCTTATCAAATCTCATATTTCTAAAATCCAAATAATATAAGTTGTTATCCTCTTCACCTCTTAAATGATTTAACATAAGTTGAACTTGTAAACTAGCTGTTGTAGTTACAATCGTATCTAAAGTACCTATAGTTTCACAAACATTCTCTTCTTCTCCTTCATAATTTAAGAAACAAGATAAACATGCATTTTTATATGGTAAAATAAGTTTTACAGAAGAATATTCTCCCATAACACCCCCATATATTAACGGTATAGAATGCTTTACACATGCATCATTTAAGAGTAACCTAAAATATAAGTTATCTAGAGCATCGAATACATAATGTGAGTCCATAATTAACTCTTCTACATTTGTTTCGTCTATTATATCAGTTATAGCTTCTATTTCTACTTCGTTATTAATTTCTTTAGCTCTCTCTTTACAAACCAATGCCTTTGGTTTTCCAACATCTTTTTCCGTAAATAAAAGAGTTCTATGCAGATTACTAAGTTCTACTACGTCAGCATCTATAACTTTTATATATCCAATTCCTAATCTAGTTAATAGTTCTACTAAAGTAGATCCCAGTGCTCCACAACCTACAACTGTAACTTTCAATTCTTTTAATTTCTGTTGTAATTCAAGACCTAATACTAATAACTGCCTTGAATATCTTTCCATATACTATACTTCAAAAAAACTTATAATTAAGAATTGTTTATTATCCGCGGGGGCTTGGTTTTGCACCAATGGAAGGAGGGAGACGTGATGGAACTCCAATATCAATAGAGGAACTAAATAAGTTAAAGAATATAGCTGAAAAGGCAAGAAGAAATGTAATAAAAATGCTATTTTATGATCAAACAATACATGTGGGATCGTCCCTAAGTAGCATAGAGATATTAACTACATTATTGTTTAGATATATTAGAGAAGGGAAGGATCCTATAAATAAGGATTGGTTAATATTAAGTAAAGGGCATGCTGCGCCTGCATTATATGCTATTCTAGTAGAAAAAGGATATATTAATGAAGATGAATTATGGAAAATTCAAGATATTTCTGGTCTACTACAAGGACATCCAGAAATTCATATACCTGGTATTGATATGTCTACCGGAAGTTTAGGACAAGGTTTAAGTTTCGGTATAGGTGTTGCCCAAGGAATAAAAATGAGAGGAGGAAATGGAAGAGTATTTGTAATAATGGGAGATGGAGAGCAAGATGAAGGTGAAGTTTGGGAAGCTATGACTCATGCAGTTACCAGAAAAATAGATAATATTGTTGCATTCATAGAAATGAACGGTTTCCAGTTAGATGCTGCAACATCTGAAGTAAAACCAAAAGATTTCTTGCCAGATGTATGGAAGGCTGTTGGCTGGAAAACGTTAAGTTGTGATGGTCATGATTTTATAAGTTTAATAAATACAATCGAGGAAGCATTAAAGGCTAAAGCTCCGGTAGTTATTTTTGCTAAGACAAGAAGAGGTATGGGATTCAAGGCAATAGAAAATACTGAAAAACAGAGGGCGAGTCCAGATGATGCAAAGAAGTACCTTACCAATGCGTGATACTTTTGGTAGGTTATTAGCTGAATTGGGAGAGAACAATAAAGATATAATAGTGATTACTGCAGATGTTGGAAACTCTACTAGAGCTATGTACTTTAGGGAGAAATTCCCAGACAGATATTTTAATGTAGGTATTTCTGAGCAAGACATGATTAATTTCGCCGCAGGCTTATCAGTTACTGGTTTTAAACCGATAGTAGTCGGATTTGCAATGTTTATAATGAGAGCATGGGAGCAAATAAGAAACTCTATTGTTAGGATGAATTTAGATGTAAAGATAATGGTTACTCATTCTGGATATAGCGATAGTGGTGACGGTTCTAGTCATCAAGCATTAGAAGATATAGCTTTAATGAGGGTGTTACCAAATATGAAAGTAATTGTTCCAGCTGATTCGGAGGATGTAAAAAGGTCTTTACCAGTAGTAATTAATGAACTTCGAGGTCCATTATATTATAGAATGGGAAGAGATTATACGCCAGTAATTACAGAAGGATTAGATTATGACTTTAAATTGGGCAAAGCTTACGTATTGAGAGATGGGGAAGATTTAGCAATTATGGGCGCTGGAGTTGTTCTAGCTGATGCCTTAAAAGCTGCTGAGGAGTTGGAAAAAATGGGCATAAGTGCTGCCGTTATAAATCTAATGAGTATAAAGCCCATTGATGAGGATTTGATAGAATATTATGCCAGAAAAACTGGTAGAATAATTACAATAGAAGAGCATTCTATATATGGTGGTATAGGTTCTAGTGTAGCTGAGGTTGTAGTAAAGAAGTATCCAGTACCAATGAGATTCATTGGTGCTATTACGTTTGGAAGATCTGCTAGGAGTGAGAGAGATTTACTTGATTTCTATGGTATAAATTATAAGTCTATCTTAAATGCGGCTATGGAATTAGTGAAGTGAATGAGTGCTGAAATTGATGAATTACGAAAAGAAATAGAATCTATAGATAGGCAAATATTGGAATTATTATCGAGAAGATTAAAAATTTCTGCTAAAATAGGGGAGATTAAGAGCAGAATAGGTAAAGATGTTACAGATGAGAAAAGAGAGCAGAAAGTAAGAGAGTATTGGTATAATTACGCTAGAAATTTAGGAATTCCAGATTCTATGGTAGAGAGTATCTTACCTATTTTATTTTCTTATTCAAAGATGGTTCAAATAAATCCTGGAAAAAAGAAAAACATTACAGTTATTGGATATGGCGGAATGGCAAGATCATTAATTTCTTTATTCTCATTGGTCGGTCATAACGTGGTTGTAACTGGTAGAAACAAAGAGAAAGCTGAAAGATTGGCTTCTGAGTTTAGAGTAGTTTATATGGACTTAGATTCTGCCTTAAATTGGGGAGAGTACATAATATTGGCTCTTTCTCCTTCCTCTTTTGATTACATTATAAGAATTTCACCTAAATTCACAAATAAAGTAGTAATGGATATTTTTTCTTCAAAAAATGAGATTTTTAAGGAATTAGAAAAATTATCTGAAATTTATTCTTTCAGTTACATTTCAACTCATCCACTATTTGGTCCTATAACTTATCCAGTAGGAGAACGAATAGTGATTATTCCTTCAAAAACGTCCAAAAATATCGATGAAATAGTAAACTTCTGGAGAGAGTGCGGACTAAATACTACTATTTCCACAGTTGAAGAACATGAGAAAGCCATGGCTATAGTACAAGTTTTAGCTCATTTTTACATTTTAGGCTTGCATAGAAGTATAGATACATTAAAAAAAGAGTTAGGTATAGAAAATCTCCATAATTTTTATACCACCAATTTTAAAGAATTAAATAAAATTATAGAAAAAATAAGCAATATTCTTCCAGTAATTTTGGAAATACAAAAATCAAACCCTTATGCTTATAAAGTTAGAGATATAGGAGTAAACGAATTACAAAAAATAAAAGAAGAATTGGGTGGTTAAATGATTTTCATATTGAGAGAAAAAGCAGATTATTCTACATTAAGAGAAAAGTTACAAGATTCATCTGCATCTTATAAATTTCTAGATCTTTACAGTAAAAAAATTGTAATAGCATGGCCAGATGAATATGTATCAAATATTGTAGACCCAAGTATTGAAGTAGCAGTAAAACCTAAAAAACCTTATCAATTGGTGAGTAATGAATGGAAAAAAGAACCTACAAAAGTTAAAGTGAAAGATGCTGAAATTGGAGATAATAAATTAATAATAGCTGCCGGACCTTGTGCCGTTGAAAACGAGGAACAAGTTTTGACAGTTGCTAAAGCAATAAAGAGGGCTGGAGCATCGATTTTAAGGGGAGGTGCATATAAACCTAGGACGAGTCCTTACTCTTTTCAAGGTTTAGGAGAAGAAGGTTTAAAGATATTGAAAAAAGCATCAGAAGAAACTGGTTTACCCATAGTTTCTGAAATTATGGATACTAGAGACATAGGAATTTTCAAAAAATATGTAGATATGGTGCAAATAGGAGCAAGAAATGCACAGAATTTTGACTTACTAAAAGAGGTTGGAAAAGCCGGTTTACCAGTACTACTAAAAAGAGGGATGGCCAACACTGTTGAAGAATGGTTGCTTACAGCTGAATATATATTGTTAGAAGGAAATGGAAAAGTGGTTTTATGTGAAAGAGGTATAAGGACTTTTGAAAAAGCTACTAGATTTACAATAGATATAGGAGGGATGGTAGCTGCTAAATTACAAACTCATTTGCCCGTTTGTGCTGATCCTAGCCATCCAGCAGGTAAAAGAGAACTAGTTCATTCATTAGCTTTAGCTGCAGTAGCTGCTGGTGCAGATATGTTACTTATTGAAGTTCATCCTCATCCCGAAAAAGCATTAAGCGATTCAGAACAACAATTAACTCCAGAGTCCTTTGAAGTATTGATGAATAGAATTAAGGCATTAGCTAATGCTATAGGTAGAACTGTATGAGGATAGTAAATGAGAATTTATGTAATAATGAGATTTCTATAGTAATTGGAAAAGGAGCCTTATCTGCATTAGAGGAATTAAAAGATAAGAAAGTTGCTCTTTTTTATTCACAAAAAATTGATCCCTCTAGAGTGAAGA from Sulfolobus sp. S-194 encodes the following:
- a CDS encoding transcription factor S is translated as MKFCPKCGSIMVPKKDNGKTVYKCPKCGYEEESTSSGSMKIKTVVKHSIKEKTLVVDGDAPPAGAQITKGVTCPACGNDEAYFWILQTRRADEPPTRFYKCTKCGKVWREYE
- a CDS encoding DNA-directed RNA polymerase subunit L, which translates into the protein MEIKILRSGENYLELQIDGEEHTIGNLLKGYLLKVQGVKFASYSKPHPLIDSIILKIMTDGSISPKEALVKAIELAEEDTNKFIEEVKSIEKG
- a CDS encoding exosome complex RNA-binding protein Csl4, translating into MKKQGELLLPGDELSVIEEFMAGEGTYEYEGRVYASVVGKAFYDMINRKTNSISFKKPGLLSIKKAKYVLGIVNGMKEDSALLSIYSIEDKIISVPITAYIHISQISNKYLNSITEALKIGDVVRAKPLNFSIPLPLTIKQKDLGVVFAKCSICGTKMIKKDEEHLRCPNCGNIETRKLALITVKKGGN
- the dph2 gene encoding diphthamide biosynthesis enzyme Dph2, producing the protein MSYNFQEEYIAEEIRKRNAKKVILQFPEGLKYFSILVIEKLKEFLPDVEFVVSSDPNWGACDIAEDEAKNIGADLIIHFGHTPYTWYYPKFPTLFVPVESNLDISDEQINEVINFGKKYEAKTISLTATVQHIKLIRKISIKLSDYFDVKIGRPSSIFMFDGQVLGCDYKAATSVDADLYVNVSGGIFHALGVGLATGKPIVKIDPYTGKVEDLTKEVYKILKIRYAKIMEAIDKRNWAIIQGAMNGQNRPLMVKYFEKKLKEKGYNIYVFLNRVLTKDVLRNLSLSLDVFLVTSCPRLPIDDLYDFEKPVLTPGEAKMIILNNFDKYIFPW
- a CDS encoding 50S ribosomal protein L16; translation: MPLRPGRCYRHFSGPAYTRKEYIPGVPMPKITKFTMGNVNGNYDYELRLVALEKGQIRHNALEAARVLALKQLTNKTGSDQNFALIVLKYPHHVLRENKMMAFAGADRLQDGMRLSFGKPIGTAARIERLGDIIMIAKVKKEHLEIAKKAFEAASSKIPLKTRIDIVPIPTEAVAQ
- a CDS encoding KEOPS complex subunit Pcc1; translated protein: MNITVEITYNTNYAKEISNSINVDNIDIPKGMNINISYEENKIIIKISMEITEPRNVLTLRNTVDEILQHISAIEKTLTKLSP
- a CDS encoding single-stranded DNA exonuclease; this encodes MENFLKEPNKEELRELTSKILTKEWACIKASFKPEDLIFSFLIFKYGKVNAISFSSDNCEIQLITNNSGKFISIEGKQYYLGLNSFVSIFPLSIDDILPIISGITVSTIIERRNYSDFETEILNDLIKLGVVLEENLKIPNYKSLPLFFSLMLSFDPYIPDITGNRENSIKMLKEINIQETDKLEDIDETKLNSLIYKIISSELKINPKFSREQIITKRAYYLEYDSLELAFALIYFLDLKGNGDLFQFVISPNYAETLIYKFREELSKGFYIKDVSETASYYIVESNLKSPTLIQLILLQNGKIKRNKPVAIKNDEGVFTSRLQVPSLKEGLVKIEYNG
- a CDS encoding lysylphosphatidylglycerol synthase domain-containing protein; the encoded protein is MDKKLVLSATIPIVVILVYSMIFHINIISAIIEINRVFVLLFFLSYLGQILIVSYRDSLITNLDYYTTFKARLLGNAVSLIIPGAAGPDLSRAVSYVHKNVKLDKAFTLAIYESFYDVNVGAVLFLLLFWIKLTPLESILILVSLANILGWSSGLGYAYFTSGKLNKIEQKLFNFKIFKPLTESYLNLKDVLREQLKNKKTVAYSVFLTALGYFIQSLPFYILFKNFLFDYLVNQTYLIATLVPIPSAAGIAELALSAILPPVYVIQIRILELVSYSFGFVYIKEIKLEVLKKEVKEIWKTS
- a CDS encoding HesA/MoeB/ThiF family protein, which encodes MERYSRQLLVLGLELQQKLKELKVTVVGCGALGSTLVELLTRLGIGYIKVIDADVVELSNLHRTLLFTEKDVGKPKALVCKERAKEINNEVEIEAITDIIDETNVEELIMDSHYVFDALDNLYFRLLLNDACVKHSIPLIYGGVMGEYSSVKLILPYKNACLSCFLNYEGEEENVCETIGTLDTIVTTTASLQVQLMLNHLRGEEDNNLYYLDFRNMRFDKIKIERNEKCQACSLHEFRFLNTKEKKPTCGIIKVKKEGLNNGFFIEKNKDGIIICYDDKCFKKVSR
- a CDS encoding transketolase; amino-acid sequence: MEGGRRDGTPISIEELNKLKNIAEKARRNVIKMLFYDQTIHVGSSLSSIEILTTLLFRYIREGKDPINKDWLILSKGHAAPALYAILVEKGYINEDELWKIQDISGLLQGHPEIHIPGIDMSTGSLGQGLSFGIGVAQGIKMRGGNGRVFVIMGDGEQDEGEVWEAMTHAVTRKIDNIVAFIEMNGFQLDAATSEVKPKDFLPDVWKAVGWKTLSCDGHDFISLINTIEEALKAKAPVVIFAKTRRGMGFKAIENTEKQRASPDDAKKYLTNA
- a CDS encoding transketolase family protein, yielding MMQRSTLPMRDTFGRLLAELGENNKDIIVITADVGNSTRAMYFREKFPDRYFNVGISEQDMINFAAGLSVTGFKPIVVGFAMFIMRAWEQIRNSIVRMNLDVKIMVTHSGYSDSGDGSSHQALEDIALMRVLPNMKVIVPADSEDVKRSLPVVINELRGPLYYRMGRDYTPVITEGLDYDFKLGKAYVLRDGEDLAIMGAGVVLADALKAAEELEKMGISAAVINLMSIKPIDEDLIEYYARKTGRIITIEEHSIYGGIGSSVAEVVVKKYPVPMRFIGAITFGRSARSERDLLDFYGINYKSILNAAMELVK
- a CDS encoding chorismate mutase — its product is MSAEIDELRKEIESIDRQILELLSRRLKISAKIGEIKSRIGKDVTDEKREQKVREYWYNYARNLGIPDSMVESILPILFSYSKMVQINPGKKKNITVIGYGGMARSLISLFSLVGHNVVVTGRNKEKAERLASEFRVVYMDLDSALNWGEYIILALSPSSFDYIIRISPKFTNKVVMDIFSSKNEIFKELEKLSEIYSFSYISTHPLFGPITYPVGERIVIIPSKTSKNIDEIVNFWRECGLNTTISTVEEHEKAMAIVQVLAHFYILGLHRSIDTLKKELGIENLHNFYTTNFKELNKIIEKISNILPVILEIQKSNPYAYKVRDIGVNELQKIKEELGG
- the aroF gene encoding 3-deoxy-7-phosphoheptulonate synthase, with the protein product MIFILREKADYSTLREKLQDSSASYKFLDLYSKKIVIAWPDEYVSNIVDPSIEVAVKPKKPYQLVSNEWKKEPTKVKVKDAEIGDNKLIIAAGPCAVENEEQVLTVAKAIKRAGASILRGGAYKPRTSPYSFQGLGEEGLKILKKASEETGLPIVSEIMDTRDIGIFKKYVDMVQIGARNAQNFDLLKEVGKAGLPVLLKRGMANTVEEWLLTAEYILLEGNGKVVLCERGIRTFEKATRFTIDIGGMVAAKLQTHLPVCADPSHPAGKRELVHSLALAAVAAGADMLLIEVHPHPEKALSDSEQQLTPESFEVLMNRIKALANAIGRTV